Genomic segment of Acinetobacter larvae:
TACCCAATGGACCCCTGAAATCGCTCAACAGCTTGCGGAGCCCTTACAAATACAGCTTAGTGCTTGGCATTTAGAGGTATTGGCTGCTGTTCGAAGCTTTTACCAACAATTTGGTCACGCACCTGCTACTCGCCCATTGCTTAAATATCTCAATAAAAGCTTAGACCCGGAGCTAAATAACACTGTGTTACAGCAACGTTTTAATACGGGCTTAGTGGCGCGACAATTAAGCCGTCTCGCAGGAATCCCAAAACCTGCAAATTGTCTGTAATCTTGAAAGCAATTGTAACCCTTAAAGCGACTGTAGTCTTTGCAGCAAAGCAATAGATGCTCCAACATAAAATGCTATTTTTAGCCTGCCCTGAGTGGGTGAGATTGTTGATTGCTAATAATTTTGCCATTGCTTGCTGAGAACATACCCGCTCGCTACGTGTTTGATTGAATATACAAACCCTCTATAAATGAGCATTTTGGTCATTCAAGCCATCTGCGATTTATTGCGATGGCTTAGCCTAGGTCTTTCATCTCAGGGACGATACAGCCCATGCATCTCAGATGCCATAACATAGACCAGCTTTTGCTCTTGTCCACATGATATTGACGCTACCCTGTATTCTGGCTATATAAAGCCAATATTTCTGAGAAACGTCTTGCTCTCAAAATATAAGCATATATTTTTCATAAACTTACAAAAATTAAATAAGATATGATCAATTTTAAAAACCTTGTACACCGAAATAACAACATTTTTTACTTAGACCACGGGATCTATCATAAAAATTAAGATTACTACGCTGCGTCTCCACTCAGGCAATGATATCTACCAGCAAATACCTGCCTTATTCTGCCTTACAAAGCCTCGAGCAAGCTCATGGGTACAGCAAATGTATCATTGTGCTTTTATCATTTTGGTCAATTCAAGCAAAATCTTTACCAAGAATAATCTATCTAGAATTTGTCATTTTTTAACATTGTCAGATCAAAGCAAAATTAACAATAATGCAGACCGGATTGATGGCGCTTTTCTACAATGTTCAATACAAACTATAAAATAATTGTAAAAAATTATGCCATAATAATTAAACTTTGCAGTGATCTTGCAAAGTTTAAGTGTAACTTTTAAATTTGGAGCAGGCTGCATGAGTTCGACTATTTTGGTTCTTCATGGACCAAACTTAAACTTGCTAGGACAGCGCGAACCTGAAGTCTATGGTCATTTGACCCTTAACGATATCAATCAACAGTTATCGACACAAGCTGCGCAACAGCACATCCAACTTGCAACTTTCCAAAGTAATTGGGAAGGCGCACTTGTTGACCGAATACATCAAGCACCACAACAAGGGGTTGGATTTATTATTATTAATCCAGCAGCACTGACACATAGCTCCGTTGCATTAAGAGATGCTTTGCTCGGCGTTGCCCTCCCTTTTATTGAAGTGCATTTATCGAATGTCCATGCGCGTGAAGCATTTCGACATCATTCATATTTATCTGATAAAGCAATTGGCGTCATTTGTGGCTTAGGTGCCCAAGGTTATCGTGCTGCACTCGATTATGCCATTGCCCATCTTCAATCTACATCCCTATCATAATTTTAGGAAAATAAACCCATGGATATTCGTAAAATTAAAAAGCTCATTGATTTGATGATTGAATCTGATCTTCAAGCAATTGAAGTCAAAGAAGGAGATCAATCAATTGCTTTAACTAGGCGTAATCCAGTGGTTGGTCAGGTCATTGCACCTGCGGCTGCGCCAGTCGAAACTCCAGTGGTTAAATCCGCAGCCCGTGGTGCTGTTGAAACATCACCGATGGTGGGGGTGTTTTATGCAGCGCCAAGCCCTGGTGAAGCACCATTTGTCAATGTAGGTCAAACCATTTCCGCTGGTGAAACACTTGGCATCATTGAAGCCATGAAAATTATGAATCCGATCGAAGCAACACAAAGCGGTGTCATTGAAGAAATTCTCGTTAAAAATGGTGACGTGATTCAATTTGGACAACCATTATTCCGCTACCGCGCTTAAGCTTATAGGGGATAACAATGTTGCAAAAAGTATTGATTGCAAACCGTGGTGAAATTGCTTTACGCATTACCCGAGCTTGTAAAACACTGGGGATCAAAACCGTAGGTATTTATTCAGATGCAGACAAAGATCTGATGCACCTACATTTTGTTGATGAAGCCGTTTGTATTGGACCTGGCGCAAGCAGTGATAGTTATTTAAATATTCCAGCAATTATCACCGCAGCAGAAATTACCGGTGCAGATGCAATTCACCCAGGTTATGGTTTTCTCTCAGAGAATGCTGAATTTGCTGAAATTGTTGAAAGCTCAGGTTTTATCTTTATTGGCCCTCGTCCAGAGCATATCCGCCTGATGGGAAATAAAGTATCCGCCATTACCGCAATGCGTAAAGCGGGCGTTCCAACCGTACCGGGTTCAGCACACGCGGTTACACCCAATAATGCGTTGGCTGAAGCCAAAGAAATTGGTTTCCCATTGATCGTAAAAGCTGCCGCAGGTGGTGGTGGTCGGGGTATGCGTATCGTTGAGCGTGTTGACACCCTACTCGAATCTGTACAAGCGGCGCAACGCGATGCAGAAATGTGGTTTGGTGATGACACGGTCTATATGGAACGCTTCCTGCAAAAACCTCGTCACGTTGAGATTCAAGTGCTCGGCGATGGCAATGGTCATGCCATACATCTATATGATCGTGATTGTTCTTTACAACGCCGTCACCAAAAGGTGCTTGAAGAAGCACCCGCACCGAACTTACCAGAACAAGCTCGCGCAGATATTTTAGAAGCCTGTGTGAATGCTTGTAAGTTGATTCAGTATCGAGGTGCAGGAACGTTTGAGTTTTTGTTTGAAGATGATGAATTTTTCTTCATTGAAATGAATACACGTGTTCAAGTAGAGCACCCAGTGACTGAGCAAGTGACAGGCATTGATATTATTGAGCAACAACTTCGCATTGCTGCTGGTTTAGGCTTAAATCTGTCACAAGAAGATATTTCAGTACAAGGACATGCGATCGAGTGTCGTATCAATGCAGAAGATCCATCTACCTTTTTACCTTCGCCAGGTAAAATTGAAAGCTTCTATGCACCAGGTGGTGCAGGAATTCGCTTAGATTCACATATTTATACGGGATATAGTATTCCACCATATTATGACTCTATGATTGCTAAGCTGATTGCACATGGTAAAGACCGTGCTACAGCAATTGCACGTATGAAACAAGCTTTGGATGAAATGATCTTGACGGGTATTAAAACCAATATTCCCCTGCACAAAGATTTAATTCTAGAAGATGCTCAATTTTGTGAACAGGCAATGGATATTCATTATTTAGAGAATCATTTATTAAAACAACTTGAAGTTACCACGGTAGACCTTAAAGTTTAATTTTATTTCATACGGTTTTCCCTTAGCCCTAACCTCGGTTAGGGCTTCTTTTTAGAAGCGACTTATCTCTTTACCTCAATTCTCTTTGCCTCAATATTTTGCTATATTTCAAACTCACTTTTTCTTCAAATTATAAAATCGCAATACACACAGATCATTTTTCAGTTTATCTCTTCGCCGCAGCTCAGTATACTACAACGCATAATATGCTCACTATACTGAAATAAAAGCCATTTATTATGATGTTTAGCTGTATGCAATGGCTTGATTTGAATTTTAGTGATTTGGCTTTGCAAAAAGTTTTAACGCAGCTATATTATTGTACAACTTTAAAATGATAAATTTTCCGGGATTTTCTACTCTCTATGTTGCCTACTCATTCAAAAAAAGCATGGCTCTTGGTTTTGGCACTCAGCCCTATTTTCATCACTGGATGCCAAGTTGTCAGTGTTAAAAATCAAGCACTCAATGTCACCATCGCGAATGAGCGGGATAATATTCTCACCCGTAGTAAATTAAGTGAAGCAACATTAAACGTCTTATCTATGACGGGCAGCGAGGCGAAACATTGTGAAATTGATCCCGAGCAATGTATTACTGGTTTATTAAAAATTCCACAAATCCAAGATGAACAACTCTATTCTGCCGCCAGCGAGCTTTATTTATCTCGTGCACTGGCGCTTGATTCAGAATGTAAACTCAGTCGCTTTAGTCAACGCCATAAAGAAGAAAAGCAACAGCAAGAAATCGAAAGCTATCACAAATGCTTAGATCAACAAATTTATATGTATGATAAAAGCATACGCTATAGTTATGTTTACTTATTTAAAACACGACGTGGACCGCAAGACCGTATTTTTGATAATAGACAAGTTCAGATCCGAGATTTTTACAATCAGGCTCTCGCTAAAATGATTACAACCTACAGTGTTAGACATAAAACAGAAGGTGTGATCGATAAAGAACTCAAGTTTGGCAACAATACCTTTCATATCAACTTTACTGGTTATCCACAACTCGCCAATGAAAGCGTTGAAAGTTTATTATCTAGCTATAATCTAAACTTCTCAGGCTTACGCTCAATTAACCGTCGCGATGGTTTTGGCTCCGAGTTTATTGCAATATTAAATAAACCAGATGCACCAGAAATGAACGATTATATTATCGATCCTTTACATCATAAATATAAAAATGGTATGAACCCCAATATCCACCAGCCTCGATATTTATCTGTAAGTATCGTTGCCGAGCCCAGATCAGACCAATATAGTATTGAACAAATTTTAAATAATGCCGATTTTGATATTAAAGTATTCGACCCCTATAGTGTCGACAACCTCAAAGTTGCTGGGCGTGAATATCCTCTAGCCGCGAATTTCTCTGCACCTTATGGCTTATGGTTGGCTGAAAACAAACTCGGAATTTCAGCCTATTTGAGTTTGATTGATCGCGATCAAAACCTCACCATGCCGCACCTCTATATGCTTGAACCTTATAATCCCAATAAAAAAGTCATTGTATTGGTACATGGTCTAGCCAGTAGTCCTGAAGCATGGATTCGACTCACCAACGATATTATGGGTGATCCTGTTTTACGGGATCATTATCAAGTTTGGCAAGTGTTTTATTCTACCAATATGCCCATTTTTGAAAGTCGCTATCAAATTAATGCCATCATTAACCAGACTTTCTCAACACTTGATCCACAGGCATCTGCAGCAAAAGATGCTGTTTTAATTGGTCATAGTATGGGTGGGATTATTGCGCGACTATTGGTCAGCGACCACAATTTGGTCAACTCTGCTACAACCGTGTTTTCCCCGCGAGAAGCAAATCGTTTAAAACAAAACCCTATATTCCAAGAGCGTTTAACCATCAAACCGATTGAAAATTTTGATCGCGCAATTTTCCTCGCTGCGCCACACCGCGGCACTGCTTTTGCTGATCGTTGGTTTACCCGTTTAGCACGTCGTATTATTAAACTTCCTGGCGCATTTGTTGGTGCAATGGTCAATACCATTGAAGACAAAGATATACACGTAAAAGACTTTGTAAATGAAATTGGCAAAGGAATTATTCAAAATGGTCCAAGTGATTTAAGTCATAATTCTAAATTTACGTTATTAACTGAAGATATTCAGCCTCGTAAAGGTATGATCTTTCATTCTATTATGGGCAATGTCACAGACAGTAATGACCCTGATGTTATGACAGATGGAATTGTGCCGTATAAAAGTGCTCACTTAGGCGGAGCCAAATCAGAAAAAATTATTAAAGGTGGACATTCTATTCAAGAAACACCCGAAGCAGTATTAGAATTACGCCGTATTTTAAGAGAGCATTTAACCCAATTGAACATCTATAAACCCAACTCTTAGACAGATGGCTATGACGGTTATCAAAATGCTCTCACGGAGCGAATCAATGGTATTTTAAAAATGTTTTATTTGCTCAGTCAACTTTTTATCAATCCAATGAACATTGGCATATTTCATTTCCAAGTTATGTGTATCTGATGACTCTTCATTTCCATCAGGATAGCCTTTGATATACAGTTTAATGCCGCTTTTGCTAATGAAATCTGTCAAATGATATTGATCATTAAAACCATCCCAATCTACCTTAATTTCGGCTCCAGCAGAATATGAACCTTGTTGATCAGATAACATCTGACTACCAGCCCAACAGCTTCTACCGTAATTCTGTCAAAATTACCCTTTTGAACTTTCAACTTTATTTCGAGCTATTCTGCTGAGGTATCACCTGCAGCATTAGGAACACCAAACGGCGAAAATAGCTTACCAGTCGGCTTTATACTTACAAATTTAATTTCATGGCTTTTATTTATGAGTATCTTTAAAGTTCGACGTAGTATCGTGTGATGACATAGCGCTTGCAAAAGCAGCTCCACCAATGTCAGGACCGGTATCACCCTACCAGCAAATTCTGTATCGACATAAGCTTACAACCACACGATAATGTATCGTTCACACGTGCCGCAGATTTTCCCATAATCTGCATACATTTATTGTTATATACGGCGTTACCATTCTTAACCTTTGATTAATTTAAGAATTATTGAATAATTAATCTCAAAAATCACCAAGGGTTCAAAACAACAAAAAAAAAAGCAAAAATTTTATAAATATTTTTAAATTATTTAGTTTAACTGTACAAAAGAAAACTGCACAAGGCTGATTTTAAGATACTATTATTCGGACTTGAAAAGGATGCGAACTTTACTTTTAAAATTCCGAGAGCTCTTCTAACTTTATATATCCCCAAGATAAGCCATTTTCAGTAGATTTTTTATACCAGTATTTTGCCAAATCAATATTAACCGGACCACCCTCTCCATTTTCATACATTTCAGCAAGAGCAAACTGCGCTACAGCTAGATCTTGATTTGCAGACCTAGTCATCCACTCTCGTGCTTTTATCATATCTTTTTTTACGCCATCACCACTAAAATACATCATGGAAAGATCGTGTTGAGCTACAGCATGCCCTTGATTTGCCGATTTTTGATACCAATAAATTGATTTTTTTATATTCTCATCAAACCCTTGTCCATTAAAATACGCAAAAGCTAAATAAAACTGGGCATCCTTATTATTCTGTTTAGCAGCTTTTAAAAACCACTCATTAGCCTTATTGAAATCCCTATCTATACCATAGCTGCCATTATGATATATTCTACCCACACTAGTTTGCGCGTCGGCATCCCCTTGCTTTGCAGCACTTAAATACCATGCAAGTGCTTTATACACATCTCTTTTTACAAACTCCTCATTGAAAACCATTGTATTTATTTCAGCTTTATCTGTTATCTTTCGATTAGTATTTAAATTTGACTTCGCGGCAATAACAGCATTTGAAAACAACATTAATCCAAGTAAAAGAATACACGTCTTATTCACCAATCATCCCTCAAATCATTTTCTCTAAAATAAAAAGCCCATATTTTGTGAGCCTATCTAAGCATCTCACTAATCTTATAAATCAGTATTAATACGATCAATAACAGATGAAGCTAAGTCTAGAACACCTTTACTTATGTCAGAAACTAATTCCAGCACTTCTATAGAATCTGGATTAATTGAGTGTACCTTGATCTGTATGAAATAAAATACCCACAAGCTTCAAATGCACTTCATAAGCCATTCTTAATGCTCTGCCGTTAGCTGGCTGCCTGGTAAATCTGACACTGCAAAAAAAGGAATAACGAAAATATTTTAAGGACCAAAAAGAATATGGTGAAAATTAAGATGGCTTAAACAAAAAGCCGCTCCATTAAATTAATGGAGCGGCTTTTTCTCGGAGTTGGTATCTTCATTTTCTGGTGCAGATAATTACCAATATTACCAGAAAAGCTGGTATTTCAGTAAAAATACGCAACTTTTAGCAAGATGTGGACGATAAAAAACCTGCGATGACTTTATATAAAAATCATGCAGGTTATTGTTTTATATAAATATTATTTAGCTACAGAGGCTTCAGTCGTAATGTTTACAATGATTTTATCCCCAACATTTGGGATATAGTTTGCGATCCCAAATGCAGAACGATCAAAACTTGCCTTGGCATTAAAACCAACAGACTCAACCTTAGTCATTGGATGTACACCTTTTTTATTCAATACAGCATTTAACACAACAGGTTTTGTAATGCCCTTCACTGTAAGATTACCTGTGATTTTAAAATTTTTCTTATCTTGAGTTTCTACTTTGGTACTTTTAAAGCTGATATTTGGATATTTTGCAGCATTAAACCAATCAGCCGTTTGGAATTCTTTATCCAATGCATCAACATTGGTATTCACACTGCTCACAGGAATTATGACTGTAACAGAAGAATTTTCTGGTTTATCTTCATCGATTTGAATGGTGCCTTGAATATCACGAAAATTTGCAGATGGCGTAGAAAAACCTAAATGATCCCAAGTAAAAACCGTTGCCGTATGGGTTGGGTCTATTTTATAACTCACTGGCTTTGCCATAATAGCTTGGCTAAGACCAGCTGTTAATAATGCAGCAGATAACCATTTTAATGTTAATTGGCTAGTATATTTCATTGTCATATATCTCTCATTTACAATAGCCTTAAGTCTATAGATTTATTCTCATGTTGCACCGAGCTAGATAAAACGATATGTTGCATTTATGCAACAACTCTCAGACAAATCCCCTGCTGTTGACGCCATCACACCTTAACCGCAGAAAATTCTATGGACTTACTGTTACTGTTAATTGCTGTTTTACAAAGAAAAACATCACTTATCACACTTTTCAGTTCTTATTAGAGATAATAGCGCCAAGTCTGATATAGCGATGAAAAGATGAACCTGTTTATTTATCCAATTTTTGTCTGTCTGGCATTGTTATTATCCAATATTTTAACAACCCACACAGCCTATGCTGAATCAAAATTTCTTCCACCGCAACAAGCTTTTCAATTTTCAGCAGAATCTGTCAGCCCACAGCAAATCAAATTACAGTGGAAAATAGCGGACCATTACTATCTATATCATGACCAATTTAAAGTTAAACAACAGCAACAAGCCATCAAACTACAGCTCCCTGCAGGGCAAGCCAAAAATGACCCAACCTTTGGCTTAACAGATGTCCATTATGGTCAAGTACAAGCAACGATTCAGGTGCAACCGGAAAAGCGTTATACCATTTTTTGGCAAGGTTGCGCAGAGGAAGGGCTCTGCTACCCGATGCAGAGAGCGACTTTTCAGACGGACTCCACTGGTTTACTGATCTCTGAGCAAAATACCACGCAACATAATGCTTTACTTCCTCCGCCAAAAGTAACAAACCAAGCACATCGTCTAAACTTGGATACCTTTGAAACTGCCGCATCAAAACAAAACCATGCACAGAGCGTCGATCAAAAAACAGCAGATAAATTTATTCCAACAAAAGAACAAGGTCGACCAGCAATAAAGAGTGAGAAGCTTGAGGTCGCTTCATCACTCACAACGGATATAGCCCCAGAAACAAATGAAGTAGATCAAATCAACACTGATGTCACACATACGCCAGAACAAAAGAATATAGCGCAAATCACAGAGACAACTGTCGATCCTACCGAAAACCATAAGCTTATCTCAACACCAAAAGAAAGCACTTTCAGCCTCAACAATGACCAACAGTTTTTACAGTTGTTATCCCCCGACAGATTTCTGATTAACCTTGGTGTATTTTTTATATTAGGTATATTGCTGGCATTTTTACCCTGCTCATTACCACTCATTCCAATTCTATCCGGTATTATAGTGCAGCGTAGTCAAGGCTATAAAGCTGTTGCCGTCGCCTTATGTTTTGTAGTCAGTATGGCATTGGTTTATAGCCTAATGGGCATTATCGTTGCTGAGATTGGCTATAGTGTACAACGATGGTTTCAAAACCCATGGATCATTGGGTCATTTGCCGTTATTTTTATATTACTGGCCTTTAATTTATTTGGACTCTATCAGCTTTCACTGCCGCAAGTTTTTATCAATAAACTAGATCAGCTACAGAATAAACAACAAGGTGGTACTTTTATTGGAGCTGCTATAATGGGCGCGCTTTCTGCGCTGATTGTCGGACCTTGTATGAGTGCCCCTTTAGCCGGTGCCTTACTCTTTGTATCGCAAAGCCAAAATGCGCTAATGGGCGGACTATATTTATTTATCTTAGGTTTAGGTTTGGGACTTCCTTTATTTATTGCCAGTGTTTTTGGTGCAAAATATTTGCCTAAACCTGGTGATTGGATGGATCGTTTAAAATTCTGTTTCGGCTTTATGATGCTAATCTTGGCAGTATATTTTATACGTCCAATGATTGGTAGTTTTTACTATGCAGTATTGTTAGCAGTTTTATGCATTGCTTTAAGCGTATATTTTATCTATCTCATCCGTGTCAGCCATAAAGTTTGGACACGTTTATTTTTTATCGCTGCCATAGGATGTAGTATATGGGCTGCAGTTTGGCAATCACAGCAGGCTTATTATGCCAAGCAACATCATCTACAACGTGAACATCTGCTTCCTTGGCAACAAGTAAATACCACTGAGCAGCTACAGCAGGCGTTGCAACAAGCGCGACAAGAACAGCGACCAATTTTAATCGATGTCTATGCCGATTGGTGTGTTGCTTGTCAACCTATCGAGAACGATGTAATGCCTCACCCGGATGTACAACAACAGCTACAACGTCTAGTGAGAATTAAGCTCGATCTTACACATTACCATCCGTCACAAGAGCAAATACTACAACAGCATGAAATTCTCGGCCCTCCAACCATGCTATTTCTCAATCCGGAAGGACAAGAACAACGTGAGCTTCGCCTCACAGGCAGCTTCTCCGCATCGAAATTTATACAACAGATGCAACGCTTACAAGCAACGCAAGCGCAATAACAAATATTCAGAGGGTGATGCTTGGCAAAGCCCTTTCTTACCACAGATGAGAGACATCATGCGACTGATAAAATCTTTAATCACACTAAGCTTGATCGCTACAACCAGTACTGTAATGGCTTCCAATGCCAAACTGCAACAACAACTGCAAGCACAAGGTTATCAATTCATTGAAAAAATACCTGCGCCAGCGGGCCTAGAGGGCTGGGTTGGCCTGAAAGATGACTACCCCTCTACGGTCTTTATTTCCAATGATCAGAAATATTATATTGTCGGTAGTTTGATGAACGCCAACAACGAAGATTTAACCGAACAAGCCATTCAGCAGCATGCAAAATCTGCTGTGCTCGATAAAGTCTGGGAAAATCTCGAAAACTCAACTTGGATTTTGGATGGTAAAGCCGATGCCCCCAAAGTGGTTTATGTTTTTACCGATGTAAATTGCCCCTATTGTTATCAATTTTGGCAACAAGCTCGCCCTTGGGTTGATGCAGGAAAAGTGCAATTAAGACATATTATGGTTGGTGTCATTCGTGACACTAGTCGTGGTCAAGCTGCAACGCTCTTGAGTCACAAAGATCCTGCGGCACTTTTTAAACAATATAACCAAAGCGCAATGAAAAAGAATATTGCAACAATGGCAAAAATCCCAGCAAAAATCGAACAGCAATTAGATGCTAATGAAGCACTGATGCAAAAATATGGCTTCTATGCAACACCAGCGATGCTATGGAAAAATGCCCAAGGTCAACTTGAAAGTATGGATGGGCTGCCACAAAATCCTAAAGATATTTTCCAATAATTCATCCTAGATACTGCTGTTAGCCACTACGCTTAAACACTGTTCCTAGAGAATATTTATACCCCGAGCTTTTACGCTCCAAAGGATAAATATTCTCTCACAGTTATTACACTCAACCATTACAAAATCGTTGAATACACGAATAGTCAGCCCTAGATATTAACGTCAATGCATAACGTCATCTCGAATGAAGTAAAGCCCACCCGTTGAGCAAGCAATAATATTCGTTAAAAGCCAATCAGTTAAGAGCTAAGCGGTTAAAAGCTAATAAATGTCATGATAAGTAAATGTCATGATAAGAGGTAAATCAACATGGTGAATAAAACCACCACCTCAGCTATTTCTATACTCGCCCCTAAAGTATCCCCTGTAATACCACCAAAACGCTTTATAAATGTAGCACGCAATAAACAGGTAAATAGCGTTAAAACACCTATGGCAATCAATCCTCCGATACTCCACAAGACTGAAAAAGCGATACACAATAATAAAATAGTACTGGTTGCCAGCTGATGTAAATGTTGACTCATGGCAGCTGCCAAACCACTTTCACGTACATATTCTGTCGTGAGTAAAAGTAACATTGCAGCAGCACGCCCTAGAACAGGACTAATAATCAATAAACTCAAATGATGTTGTGCCAATATCACATAAAGTGCAGACCATTTTAATAGACACAGCATCATTAAACTGAGCACCCCCATAGTACCGCAGTGTGGATCTTTCATGATCGACAAACGGCGTTGAGGATCAGCATTGCCATCCATCCACGCATCACAGGTATCGGCTAAACCATCTAAATGCAGCCCACCCGTGAGCAGCACCCACAACACCAATAAGAGTGTGCTAGATAAAATAATAGGCAATGGATGCAAGAGATAGGCTACTGCAAAAAGTAAAGCCCCAATAATCATGCCTATCACAGGATAAAATA
This window contains:
- a CDS encoding TusE/DsrC/DsvC family sulfur relay protein, with the translated sequence MHLELDQDGHLLDYTQWTPEIAQQLAEPLQIQLSAWHLEVLAAVRSFYQQFGHAPATRPLLKYLNKSLDPELNNTVLQQRFNTGLVARQLSRLAGIPKPANCL
- the aroQ gene encoding type II 3-dehydroquinate dehydratase, whose product is MSSTILVLHGPNLNLLGQREPEVYGHLTLNDINQQLSTQAAQQHIQLATFQSNWEGALVDRIHQAPQQGVGFIIINPAALTHSSVALRDALLGVALPFIEVHLSNVHAREAFRHHSYLSDKAIGVICGLGAQGYRAALDYAIAHLQSTSLS
- the accB gene encoding acetyl-CoA carboxylase biotin carboxyl carrier protein is translated as MDIRKIKKLIDLMIESDLQAIEVKEGDQSIALTRRNPVVGQVIAPAAAPVETPVVKSAARGAVETSPMVGVFYAAPSPGEAPFVNVGQTISAGETLGIIEAMKIMNPIEATQSGVIEEILVKNGDVIQFGQPLFRYRA
- the accC gene encoding acetyl-CoA carboxylase biotin carboxylase subunit translates to MLQKVLIANRGEIALRITRACKTLGIKTVGIYSDADKDLMHLHFVDEAVCIGPGASSDSYLNIPAIITAAEITGADAIHPGYGFLSENAEFAEIVESSGFIFIGPRPEHIRLMGNKVSAITAMRKAGVPTVPGSAHAVTPNNALAEAKEIGFPLIVKAAAGGGGRGMRIVERVDTLLESVQAAQRDAEMWFGDDTVYMERFLQKPRHVEIQVLGDGNGHAIHLYDRDCSLQRRHQKVLEEAPAPNLPEQARADILEACVNACKLIQYRGAGTFEFLFEDDEFFFIEMNTRVQVEHPVTEQVTGIDIIEQQLRIAAGLGLNLSQEDISVQGHAIECRINAEDPSTFLPSPGKIESFYAPGGAGIRLDSHIYTGYSIPPYYDSMIAKLIAHGKDRATAIARMKQALDEMILTGIKTNIPLHKDLILEDAQFCEQAMDIHYLENHLLKQLEVTTVDLKV
- a CDS encoding lipase family alpha/beta hydrolase encodes the protein MLPTHSKKAWLLVLALSPIFITGCQVVSVKNQALNVTIANERDNILTRSKLSEATLNVLSMTGSEAKHCEIDPEQCITGLLKIPQIQDEQLYSAASELYLSRALALDSECKLSRFSQRHKEEKQQQEIESYHKCLDQQIYMYDKSIRYSYVYLFKTRRGPQDRIFDNRQVQIRDFYNQALAKMITTYSVRHKTEGVIDKELKFGNNTFHINFTGYPQLANESVESLLSSYNLNFSGLRSINRRDGFGSEFIAILNKPDAPEMNDYIIDPLHHKYKNGMNPNIHQPRYLSVSIVAEPRSDQYSIEQILNNADFDIKVFDPYSVDNLKVAGREYPLAANFSAPYGLWLAENKLGISAYLSLIDRDQNLTMPHLYMLEPYNPNKKVIVLVHGLASSPEAWIRLTNDIMGDPVLRDHYQVWQVFYSTNMPIFESRYQINAIINQTFSTLDPQASAAKDAVLIGHSMGGIIARLLVSDHNLVNSATTVFSPREANRLKQNPIFQERLTIKPIENFDRAIFLAAPHRGTAFADRWFTRLARRIIKLPGAFVGAMVNTIEDKDIHVKDFVNEIGKGIIQNGPSDLSHNSKFTLLTEDIQPRKGMIFHSIMGNVTDSNDPDVMTDGIVPYKSAHLGGAKSEKIIKGGHSIQETPEAVLELRRILREHLTQLNIYKPNS
- a CDS encoding PAAR domain-containing protein; the encoded protein is MQIMGKSAARVNDTLSCGCKLMSIQNLLVG
- a CDS encoding tetratricopeptide repeat protein, which translates into the protein MNKTCILLLGLMLFSNAVIAAKSNLNTNRKITDKAEINTMVFNEEFVKRDVYKALAWYLSAAKQGDADAQTSVGRIYHNGSYGIDRDFNKANEWFLKAAKQNNKDAQFYLAFAYFNGQGFDENIKKSIYWYQKSANQGHAVAQHDLSMMYFSGDGVKKDMIKAREWMTRSANQDLAVAQFALAEMYENGEGGPVNIDLAKYWYKKSTENGLSWGYIKLEELSEF
- a CDS encoding YceI family protein, encoding MKYTSQLTLKWLSAALLTAGLSQAIMAKPVSYKIDPTHTATVFTWDHLGFSTPSANFRDIQGTIQIDEDKPENSSVTVIIPVSSVNTNVDALDKEFQTADWFNAAKYPNISFKSTKVETQDKKNFKITGNLTVKGITKPVVLNAVLNKKGVHPMTKVESVGFNAKASFDRSAFGIANYIPNVGDKIIVNITTEASVAK
- the dsbD gene encoding protein-disulfide reductase DsbD; this translates as MNLFIYPIFVCLALLLSNILTTHTAYAESKFLPPQQAFQFSAESVSPQQIKLQWKIADHYYLYHDQFKVKQQQQAIKLQLPAGQAKNDPTFGLTDVHYGQVQATIQVQPEKRYTIFWQGCAEEGLCYPMQRATFQTDSTGLLISEQNTTQHNALLPPPKVTNQAHRLNLDTFETAASKQNHAQSVDQKTADKFIPTKEQGRPAIKSEKLEVASSLTTDIAPETNEVDQINTDVTHTPEQKNIAQITETTVDPTENHKLISTPKESTFSLNNDQQFLQLLSPDRFLINLGVFFILGILLAFLPCSLPLIPILSGIIVQRSQGYKAVAVALCFVVSMALVYSLMGIIVAEIGYSVQRWFQNPWIIGSFAVIFILLAFNLFGLYQLSLPQVFINKLDQLQNKQQGGTFIGAAIMGALSALIVGPCMSAPLAGALLFVSQSQNALMGGLYLFILGLGLGLPLFIASVFGAKYLPKPGDWMDRLKFCFGFMMLILAVYFIRPMIGSFYYAVLLAVLCIALSVYFIYLIRVSHKVWTRLFFIAAIGCSIWAAVWQSQQAYYAKQHHLQREHLLPWQQVNTTEQLQQALQQARQEQRPILIDVYADWCVACQPIENDVMPHPDVQQQLQRLVRIKLDLTHYHPSQEQILQQHEILGPPTMLFLNPEGQEQRELRLTGSFSASKFIQQMQRLQATQAQ